The Natrinema versiforme genome segment GCGATGATCCAACCAGCCGATAGCGGTAGTTTGATGTATCCAAGCGTCCCCTGTGCTGCTACAGTATACACTAATGGACAAAGTTGTACACTACACTGCTCGCGTCTGTGAGGGAGCGGACCTTGATGCCGAGACAACTCGGGAGGTGACACACCTCCTCTTCGAGGAGGCAACCGAGACACAGATCGGTGCATTGCTCGCTGCCCTCCGTACGAAGGGTGAAACGGGAGCCGAGATTGCGGGGTTCGCGCGGGGGATGTGCGACGTAATGCGGACGATTGACCCCGACCGGTCCCCGCTGGTCGACACCTGTGGGACGGGCGGGGATAACTACGATACAATCAATATCTCGACGACGAGCGCAATCGTCGCAGCCGGTGCAGGTGCGGCGGTCGCGAAGCATGGAAATTACTCGGTATCATCATCCTCTGGCAGTGCCGATGTCCTCCAAGCCGCGGGGGTCGAAATCGATGCCGAACCACGAGAGGTAGAGGCACAGATTGATTCAGACGGGATCGGATTTCTGCTCGCACCAAAGTTTAATCCGGCGATGAGGCAAGTGATCGGTCCCCGTCAGGAACTCGGTATTCGTACGGTTTTCAACGTCCTCGGCCCGCTAACAAATCCCGCTGGTGCGGAGGCACAGTTGGTCGGTGTTTACGACCCGGATCTTGTACCAGTCGTTGCTGATGTGCTTGCTCGATTGGCCGTCGACCGTGCTCTGGTCGTACACGGAGCGGGGCTGGACGAAATTGCTGTACACGACGAAACGATCGTCGCCGAAGTGTCGGGTAGCCGTATCGACCGATATCGAATCGAACCCGAAGATCTCGGTGTCGAAGCGCACGATATTGAGGCGCTCGCTGGCGGGACGCCCGAAGAAAATGCGGCCGATCTCGAGCGTATCGTCACCGGCGCCAGGGCGGGCGCAAAACAAGACGTGATCCTCGCAAACGCGGGGGCGACGATATACGTTGCCGGTCTCGCCGAGTCGCTGGAAGCAGGTGTCGCTCAAGCCCGCACAGCAATTGACTCAGGCGCCGCAGCCGCCAAGCTTGACGACTTGCGTGCCGATTAGCTACTGTGTGTCTATCTCTCGATCTACAGATGGGAGGTCGTTAACCGCCCTATGTCATATACATTCTGAGGCTGTCTGAACATCGTCCCGAACCAGTCGTAAGCGGCAGACCAAACGATCGCCGGAATCCCCGCTGCCGACTCGGCCACCCGGAAGAGATCGCCTCTGCGGTGGTGTGGCTCTGTTCCGAGGACACGTCGTATGTGACCCGGCCAGCCACTCCCCGTCGATGGCAGATACTCGATCCAGTAACTCCGCATGTGGGTTCCCGGGACTCCAGACACGACCGGGGTAACGCCGCTTAATCAGTAGTCCACTTGGCCGATGGTATGGGACTGCCCGTGTCCGAAAGTGGAGAACTCGGAATCATAGTCGTGGGATCGCCTACGATTGAGATTCAAAACATCGTCAGCAGTGTTGACTTTTGACATCAGCTTAACCTCAACGGCTCTGTTGAAATCCTATTCTTCATATATATTTCAGCGTGAAACACATGCTCACTACACGTGCGAACTGAACACTTCAACTCCAGAAAACACTTACCAGTTGTACCAGAAGTCGGATTCATGAATCGGCGAACACTTCTTACTTCGATTTCTGTGGGCGCGGCTACAGTCGCTGGTTGTACTGGGAGGGATGAGAACGATGAAACTGGGAGGAAATATGAGGAGTGTGACCTCAGCATCATTTACTATAGGGAGTTGCCCGAGGATGTCAAGACTGAGGTTGATACTGCCTTCTGAGGGTCAGTACGAGAGCGACGAGGAGTTGCTCTGGCAGCAGGTTGCTGGACCGGATGTGGAAGCGCTCAAGCGGGGAGAAACGTACTATGCCCCGCAGGTAGACGTTGAAAACGGTGTTCACACCCTCCAGTTTGAGGAGACAACGCCACAGTATGATTCAACGAAGCATCTTACTGTACCTGACGTGTCTGAAGTACCGCTAAATATCTCGTTCACTATCAAAGATACAGAGGGAACAGTTCTGAAAGAGGTGGATCGAACTATCGAGGAGAAAGATAATGACCGGAAAGTGCCGGTTGCTACCGAACTTGGAACATATCTGGTAGAGGTTACAGTTGAAGGCTGGGGAACCGTCACTGAGTCGGTGACACTTGAATATACTACTCACCAAGTTTTGTTGAATACCCAAGAAAACGACGAAGCAGAATCATCGTTTTCCGTATCCATAACTCAAAATCCAGCCACCACCCCGGCCAAATGTCAATGGTGAAATTCTATGGCGGGGAGAGAATACCACTCAAATGATTAAGATGCGTGCTTGGCCTTTACTTACCGTAGCAAATGATTATTCCAGCGGTGTGGTGCCGTGGGATCCCGCGTCTTCAGGCGCGAGAGGATGTCAACTGAACAGCACCGTTTCAACAGAACCGATCTATGTGAATATTTTGGCGCATAGTGATCCCATAGAGAGACCACCACCTATTTCGTATATAAATGCTTATTCTCCACGTAGGCATGATTACTTCAGAACACTCTCCAACGATAGAGAACGTCGTCGCTTCAACTGGGGTGGATCGAGAACTCAACCTCGATGCGGTCGCTGAAGACCTCGACGGAACGGACTATGACCAAGAGAAGTTCCCCGGGGCAGTTTACCGGACCCAAAACCCGAAATCCGCCGCATTGATCTTCCGGTCGGGCAAAATCGTCTGCACAGGTGCGAAAAGCACCGACGACGTCTACAAAAGTCTCGACATTGTATTCGATGAACTCCGTGACCTAGGTATCGACGTTCCGTCTAATCCAGAGATCACCATCCAAAATATCGTTTCGAGTGGCGACCTCGGATCTACAGTCAATCTAAACGCTATCGCCATCGGCTTCGGTCTCGAAAACATCGAATACGAACCCGAGCAATTCCCGGGCTTGGTCTATCGCATGGACGACCCCAGCGTGGTCACCCTTATCTTCGCTAGCGGCAAAGTCGTCGTCACAGGAGCAAAAGAACCGGCGGACGCTGGCCGCGCACTCGACGTTATCTCGTCACGTCTCGATGAACTCGGCCTGTTAGACTGACTGATCTCGATCCACTTCCGTTCGTCAGTTGCCGCAGTTGTTTAGATAACGTCACTTTGCTTTGCACGTTGAGGGAAGTCACAATTTGAATGGTCGAAAAGGGCAAACGAAGCGCCGTTAGACAGGTATTCCAGAGCTAGTTAAATATCAGCTCACTTCGCTGGAGTACTGACGACAGGAAACGCAGTAACTGACCACGATCACCAAGTTTGCGGACTGTACTGAGCAATTCAGCCACCCAAATCTGTCCCCTCTGTGAGAGATACAAGTCTTCCATTCAGCATGGTTCCACCAACATCACCGGCATCTGATAGAAGTATCGACGTTAGATTCGCACGTAGAGTGAACAGTAGTTTCATAAGATTATATAGCTAAAGAAGAGGATTTCATCAGAGCAAGCAGGTTGTGTACTAGCGTCTCGGTCATCCCGTCGAATTGAGCGAATCGAATAGTATTAAATTACACCCATCAAGCGACAAATTCCGAGATGGCGGGTCAGAAGGACGTGATCCCATGTACATATGTACATCTACAGTCTTGAGTTAGGTAGAGACCGCAATGAAAGTCGCACTACTCGGTCCTGAAGGGACTTATACCCAGCAAGCAGCAGATGAATTTTTCTCCGACTACGACTACACACCGATCTTTTATTCGACAATCACAGACATCTTTGACTCAGACATCGAGACGGCGATCATCCCCTTCGAGAACTCCCTCGGCGGCGGCGTCGAAGGAATGATCGACCTACTCTGGGAGCGAAATATGACAATCACTGGGGAGCAGGTCCTCGAGATCAATCACTGTCTGCTCTCTAGAGAGAGTGACCTCGAGGCGATTGAACGAGTTCTCTCTCATCCACAGGCACTGACTCAGTGTGAATCGCTCATTCAAGAACACGGCTGGGAGACTGTCGAAGCCCCTTCGACTGCGAAAGCAGCTAACGAGGTCGGACCAAACGAGGCCGCGCTTGCATCGGCGCTTGCTGGAACCATTCACGGTCTGAACGTCCTCGGGGAAGGCGTCCAGGACACGAAATCAAATGCTACCCGATTCCTGATCCTGAATGGACCGATGAACGAAGAAGCTGACAAGACGTCACTGACACTTGACCCAAGTGAAGATCGCCCAGGCTTGCTCCACAGCATTCTCGGCTGTTTCAGTGGGCATGAAATTAACCTCTCATACATTCAATCACGGCCAACGAAACGCGAACTCGGTGACTATTACTTCTACATTGAGGCGGAAACTAATCAGGGGAGCGACACGTTCGAGAAGGCCCATCAGTGTCTAGAGACGTACGCTGCAGTGGATATCTTAGGTTCGTATCGAAGTGCGAACCATCTATAGCAGAGTTAGAAGCTCGTCTCGAATCTCACTCTCTGCTAAACTGCAGTCAGCTTGACTGCTAGATCTGCCAGCATATTTCTTATACTTACCGATTCGGGGAGTAAAGCAAGAATTCAGATCATTTCCGATCTCGATTTAGTCGATGTATTGTGATTCCCATTCACGGCGTTCCTCGATTATTTGCTCTCCCTCGTCTGTAATCGCGTAATAGTTTATGCGTAGGATATCCGTTCGGTCCTCCCCGAGGACGTCTGCGAGGGCGTCGGTCCGGTCGATGAGTCGGTGGGCGCCCGGAACTGGACGCGCTTTTTGTCGCTACTCATTATGTGTACATTGTGAGCTACGCTCGCCTCATGTCGACGACCGATCGGCCGATTGTCAGTCAGACACAGTATCAGTACCCACAAAGCGTCTCTGCTCACTCGGACTGAAGCCGCAGTTTCATCCTGACCGGTAGTAATTGACGGTAGTTCTGACCAAAGATCGAGCAGAGTCGTCGCTGTCGGTGGCGGTCAGCCGCCGACGCGACGGCGTTGCCACTCGCAGGAAGGCTGGCTCGGTCGGGCGTTAGCGGTGGAACCGATCGTCCGGTGGCCGATTTGCAGGGACGGCCCGAGGCACCGCGAGGGCCGTCCATGCTGCTCGGCACAGCATCTTGATGAACTCCTTGAACGACCACGACCAGAGGCGACGCCCGCCACGGCGGGGCGTCGCCACGTATTCCCAATGCAGATACCGCCAAGCGTTCTGTAAATCCGCCGCCCCGAACGGTGATGGATCCGCTTCGATCACCAACAGCACTTTTAGCCAACGTCACCACTTTCCCAGTGAATCGGGAAATTTTAAATATGAACCATCCGCCGTTTCCCGTCTCAGTTTTCTAGTTCTGATGGATCAAGTCGGTACTGTATCATGAGTTCCCAGAACCAACTGATTTGACTTCGGTAGCGACGAACAATGCAGCGAATAGTCCGAACGTCCGGTTTCGAACGAGGGAAAGCGAAACGTCCATGCTACATGAGGTAGAACAGCGGGAAGAGAATTACCCAAACGATATCGACGAAGTGCCAGTAGAGCCCGAAGAACTCCACCGGACGGTTGTCCTCAAGGTAAGCGTCGATGCTCACGATTCGGTAGATCATGAACGCTGCGATGAGTAGGCCAAAGATGACGTGCAGCGCGTGTAATCCGGTCGTCACGAAGTACAGCGAGTATTGGAGTTCGGTGAACCAGTAAATACCGTGAGCGAACTCCTGGCTCCACTCGTAGCCCTTGATGGCGAGGAACGTGAGTCCGAGCAGCAGCGTGACCCCCATCGACGCCAGCAGCCCGCGCTTGTTTTCGCGTTCGGCCATCACCAGACCGAGGATGACCGTGAAACTCGAGGTCAACAGGACGTAAGTATTGATGAGCCCGATCGTCGACGACGGCGGCACGGTCTCGAAGTTACCCCAACCAGCGTGGAGCCGCATGAACACGTATGCCCCGATGACGGCACCGAAGACGACGACGTCCGAAGCCAAGAAGAACCAGATACCGGTCTTCGTCGTGCCGACCCCTTCGAACGGCCAGCGCTCGGCGATGGCCATCTCGGGTGCATTGAACTCCTCACGCCCGTACTGGAACAGCGCGATCCCCAAGATGCCGACGCCGACGAGCGAGATTATTGGATAGAGAATACTCTCCGATCCAGCGGCCGTACCGGGGAGCTCCGCCCCGCGTGCGGTCGCGAAGTCGGCGACGTAGGGAGTCAGTCCCGACAGCCCGAGGAACATGACAAACATACCGAGCCCGATCCCGAACGGCCAGATACTCGCGTGATCTTCGTGGTCAGCCTCAAGCGACTCAGCCTCACCGGTTCGCTCATGGGCGACCGCACCGCCGTCGGCCGCCGTCGCATCGTCGACGAACTCGAGTTCCCCGCTCGCATAGCTGGGCCGGTTCGGCCAGTTCTCGAGCGGCGGCGGCGAGGGAATCGCCCACTCGGCGGTCCGCGAGTATGCCCATGGGTTATCGGGCGCATCGGGCCCCGAGATAAAACTCTTCGCGAGTGTGATGAAAACGAGCAGAACCCCCGTACCGATGACGAAGGCCCCGACGGTCGCCAGTTGGTGATAGAGTTCCGTCCCCTCGGGATAGTGGAAGACACGCCTTGGTGTCTCCCATGCGAGGAACATCGGGAAGTACAGCAGATTGAAGCCGAGGAAGTAGACGGCAAAGCTGAGCTTTCCGAGCCGTTCATCGTACATTTTGCCGGAGATCTTTGGCCACCAGTAGTAGAGGCCGCCGATCAGTGCGGTAACGCCCGCCACCATCACGTAGTGGAAGTGTGCGACCACCCAGTAGGTGCCCCGGAACTCGTAGTCGAGGACCACTGCACCGAGGAAGACGCCCGTGATGCCGCCGATGATAAACAGGATAAGTGCGCCAAGAGTGAACAGGAACGGCGTCGTAAAGCGCACGCGGCCCTTGACCATCGTGTAGATCAGCGCGAAGACTATCAAGTCGAAGGGTAACGAGATACCGATCGTCGTCGCCATGAACAGCGTCTTGATCGGGAGATTGATCGTCGTCAGAAACATGTGGTGCATCCAGACCAAGAAGGACTGCACCGCGACAAGCACCATCGCAATGATAACCCACTTTCGGCCGACGATCCGTCGGCCAGTAAACGTTTGGAACGTCTCGAGCATGATTCCTAACGCGGGGAAGAAGACGATGTAGACCTCCGGATGGCCGAAGAACCAGAACAGGTGGGCCCACAACAGGCTCGAGCCCTGGTCAGTGGCGAAGTACTGTGTGAGCAGGAGGCGGTCGGTCAACATGAGGATCAGTGCGGCCAGCAGTGCCGCGAACGCGAATAGCATCATCCAGACGGTTAGGAGGATCCCCCACGTGACCAGCGGCATGTTCCACAGACCGAGGCCCTCAGCACGACAGCGGTGGATCGTCGTCAGGAAATTCACCGTACTGAGGGTGGTTGACATGACGAACAGGGTCAACGCGAGGATCGTCGTATTGCCGCCCATCGTCAGCGTATAGCCGGGGTTGTAGATCGGCACGTTCAGCGGCGCGTACATGTACCAACCGTTGGCCCACGTCGTCCCCTGGAAGAACGAGAGCAAGACGAGAAGCCCCGAAAAGAGGAAGAACCAGTAACTCAGCGCGTTCAGGCGCGGAAACGCCATGTCCGTCGACCCGATCTGGAGCGGAACGATGTAGTTCCCGAAGCCGAATCCGAGCGGCGAGATGAACCAGAACACCATCAACAGCCCGTGGATCGAGACTGACTGATTGTACTCGGTGTTGGTGAGGAGTCCAGTGCCGCCGAACTCCCAGAGGTGAGCGCGGAACAGCAGTGCGAGGACGCCGCCGGCGACGAGGAAAAACAGCGCCGTCGCGATGTACAGAATTCCGACGTCCTTGTGGTTGGTTGTTACCAGCCACCGCTTGATACTTGTTTGTGGCGGGAGCTCGCTCATGGAGCACCACCTCCTGACCGGTGTCTCGAGTCGACACCGGTTTGGAGCGTGGTGGGGTCGGTTTCGGCCGCAAAGCTACGGTAGAAACGGCTTTCGGAACGCGAGATAAGATTCATAGTCAACACTTCCCACTACGATTAAGCACATTATGATATCCGGTGCACTTGCAAGCAATATTTCTCGTGTTTTGGCCCGGCCGCGATTGAATTTGACTCCATGGAAATCCCGCTAGTATACCTAGGGTGTGAAGTATGTCTTGGAGCCACGAATGTCGTTCTATAACATGCACCCTATGTATGGGAAGGTGACGGACCTCAGATGCGACGAAACAGGAGAATTGGGATCGCAGCCCGGCCGATCGAGATTGGCAGCGAACTCCGTATCACCCAGCCACCTGAAGACATCTGGGTCCATACGTCGCCCCGGCATTATTGACGTGTACATCGCAGGATAGTGTCGCTCGAACTCATCGCTTTTCTCCAGCGACGGTCCTGCCTCAAGTC includes the following:
- the trpD gene encoding anthranilate phosphoribosyltransferase, which encodes MDKVVHYTARVCEGADLDAETTREVTHLLFEEATETQIGALLAALRTKGETGAEIAGFARGMCDVMRTIDPDRSPLVDTCGTGGDNYDTINISTTSAIVAAGAGAAVAKHGNYSVSSSSGSADVLQAAGVEIDAEPREVEAQIDSDGIGFLLAPKFNPAMRQVIGPRQELGIRTVFNVLGPLTNPAGAEAQLVGVYDPDLVPVVADVLARLAVDRALVVHGAGLDEIAVHDETIVAEVSGSRIDRYRIEPEDLGVEAHDIEALAGGTPEENAADLERIVTGARAGAKQDVILANAGATIYVAGLAESLEAGVAQARTAIDSGAAAAKLDDLRAD
- a CDS encoding cbb3-type cytochrome c oxidase subunit I — translated: MSELPPQTSIKRWLVTTNHKDVGILYIATALFFLVAGGVLALLFRAHLWEFGGTGLLTNTEYNQSVSIHGLLMVFWFISPLGFGFGNYIVPLQIGSTDMAFPRLNALSYWFFLFSGLLVLLSFFQGTTWANGWYMYAPLNVPIYNPGYTLTMGGNTTILALTLFVMSTTLSTVNFLTTIHRCRAEGLGLWNMPLVTWGILLTVWMMLFAFAALLAALILMLTDRLLLTQYFATDQGSSLLWAHLFWFFGHPEVYIVFFPALGIMLETFQTFTGRRIVGRKWVIIAMVLVAVQSFLVWMHHMFLTTINLPIKTLFMATTIGISLPFDLIVFALIYTMVKGRVRFTTPFLFTLGALILFIIGGITGVFLGAVVLDYEFRGTYWVVAHFHYVMVAGVTALIGGLYYWWPKISGKMYDERLGKLSFAVYFLGFNLLYFPMFLAWETPRRVFHYPEGTELYHQLATVGAFVIGTGVLLVFITLAKSFISGPDAPDNPWAYSRTAEWAIPSPPPLENWPNRPSYASGELEFVDDATAADGGAVAHERTGEAESLEADHEDHASIWPFGIGLGMFVMFLGLSGLTPYVADFATARGAELPGTAAGSESILYPIISLVGVGILGIALFQYGREEFNAPEMAIAERWPFEGVGTTKTGIWFFLASDVVVFGAVIGAYVFMRLHAGWGNFETVPPSSTIGLINTYVLLTSSFTVILGLVMAERENKRGLLASMGVTLLLGLTFLAIKGYEWSQEFAHGIYWFTELQYSLYFVTTGLHALHVIFGLLIAAFMIYRIVSIDAYLEDNRPVEFFGLYWHFVDIVWVILFPLFYLM
- the pheA gene encoding prephenate dehydratase, which produces MKVALLGPEGTYTQQAADEFFSDYDYTPIFYSTITDIFDSDIETAIIPFENSLGGGVEGMIDLLWERNMTITGEQVLEINHCLLSRESDLEAIERVLSHPQALTQCESLIQEHGWETVEAPSTAKAANEVGPNEAALASALAGTIHGLNVLGEGVQDTKSNATRFLILNGPMNEEADKTSLTLDPSEDRPGLLHSILGCFSGHEINLSYIQSRPTKRELGDYYFYIEAETNQGSDTFEKAHQCLETYAAVDILGSYRSANHL
- a CDS encoding TATA-box-binding protein; translated protein: MITSEHSPTIENVVASTGVDRELNLDAVAEDLDGTDYDQEKFPGAVYRTQNPKSAALIFRSGKIVCTGAKSTDDVYKSLDIVFDELRDLGIDVPSNPEITIQNIVSSGDLGSTVNLNAIAIGFGLENIEYEPEQFPGLVYRMDDPSVVTLIFASGKVVVTGAKEPADAGRALDVISSRLDELGLLD